CAGCGAGTCCGGGTCCACGGAAAAATTGTGGTTCTGGCTGGTGATCTCGACCTTCCGGGTCGAAAGGTCCATCACCGGCTGGTTCGCGCCGTGGTGCCCGAATTTCAGTTTGAAGGTCTTCCCCCCCAGCGCCAGCCCCATGATCTGGTGCCCCAGGCAGATCCCGAAGACCGGGACCTTCCCGAGCAGTTCCCGGACGGTCCGGACGGCATAGGGGACTCCTTCCGGATCGCCCGGCCCGTTGGAAAGGAAGACGCCGTCGGGCTTGCGCGCAAGGATCTCCGCGGCCGAGGTTTCGGCCGGAACGAGGGTTACCTCCATGCCATGGGTCACCAGCATCCGGAGGATGTTCTGCTTGATTCCGAAATCGAGCGCCACCACCTTCGGAACCCTGCCGAATTTCCTGTGGTACTCGGCGGCCGGCAGGTAGCCCATCGCCAGGTCCCAGTCGCCGATCTCCCAGCGTACGACCCGGTCCGAGGTGACCTCCCGGACGAGGTCGCGCCCCACGATCGGGGGGAGGCCCCTCGCCTTCTCCACGAGCCGTTTCCCGTCCAGGTCGATCGAGGAGAGGACCCCCATCTGGGACCCGCCGTCCCGCAAGCGCCGCGTGAGGGCCCGGGTGTCGATCCCGTCGATCCCGCAGATGTGATAGCGGCGCAGGTAGCCGTCGAGCGACTCCACATGACGCCAGTTGGAGGGGATCCGCCAGGCCTCCCGGACAATGAACCCCTCCACCCAGGGACGGGTGGATTCGACATCCTCCGGGTTGATCCCGGTGTTCCCGATCTCGGGATAGGTCATCGTCACCATCTGTCCCTTGTAGGAGGGATCGGTCAGCACCTCCTGGTACCCGGTCATCGCGGTGTGGAACACGACCTCCCCTCCCGTCTCCCCTTCGTATCCGAAGGCGGTTCCCCGAAACAGGGTCCCGTCGGCCAGGGCGAGGATCGCCCGCTTCTCAGACATCGGCGGGGACATCCGGGAGAAGGGAGTGCGTCGCGCGCCCCGCCCGCAGGACGAGCGCGGCGCGTCCCCGCATCTTCCAGCCGAAAAAGGGGCTGTTGCGCGACTTCGAGCGGAGATCGGATTCCCGGAATTCCCACTCGGCGTCCGGGTCGATCAGCGTCACGTCGGCGTCCGCCCCCTTGCCGAGCGATCCCTTTCCGCGAAGGCCCAGGATCCGGGCGGGCGAAGCGCTGAGCAGCTCGATCAGACGCGTGGGGGAGATCTTCCCGCCTCCCAGGAGCGCGAGCGAGAGGGGCAGCGCGGACTCGAGGCCGATGA
The genomic region above belongs to Deltaproteobacteria bacterium GWC2_65_14 and contains:
- a CDS encoding carbamoyl phosphate synthase small subunit; translation: MSEKRAILALADGTLFRGTAFGYEGETGGEVVFHTAMTGYQEVLTDPSYKGQMVTMTYPEIGNTGINPEDVESTRPWVEGFIVREAWRIPSNWRHVESLDGYLRRYHICGIDGIDTRALTRRLRDGGSQMGVLSSIDLDGKRLVEKARGLPPIVGRDLVREVTSDRVVRWEIGDWDLAMGYLPAAEYHRKFGRVPKVVALDFGIKQNILRMLVTHGMEVTLVPAETSAAEILARKPDGVFLSNGPGDPEGVPYAVRTVRELLGKVPVFGICLGHQIMGLALGGKTFKLKFGHHGANQPVMDLSTRKVEITSQNHNFSVDPDSLGEKARVTHVNLNDRTVEGLAVPSLRCFSVQYHPEASPGPHDSRYLFTRFYRYLTGSEEI